CGTCGAAGAGGTTCACGTTGTTGTAAAGCTCCTCTTTGATCGTGGTCCAATCCGCGAGCGTCTTGGTGATTGGGTGCTCCTTATCGACAAACGTGATCGCGATAGGCTCCTGCGGGCCGTGGGAGTTCGATTGCAGGCCGAGGCGCTTGAACCAGCGATCCTCGCCCGTGCGGAAGCTGTGCATGGCGCAGTGAAGCTGGATGCTGGGGATGGTTTTGTGAGCGTCGAGGATGCGAGTGAGCGTCTCCTTGTTGTTCATGCTCGCCGCGCACTCGTCGTGGATGATGATGTCGTAGCCCTTCGCCCAATCTGCCTTGTCATAGACCGGCAGCGGCGGGTTGGTGCCTTTGTCGTCGGTCCAGATGACATCCACCTGCACATTCGCACGGCTTTGGATGCCGTTGGCGATGACTTCGTGCTGCTTCGCGTAGTCGTGGCAGCAGCCGCCGGCGATGAGAAGGGCTTTGAGGGGCTCGGCGGCAAAGAGCGAAGAGCTGAGGGCGGAGAGAACGAGGAATTTGCGCAGCATGGGAGAAAATGGGGACGCAGAAGCCGCACAAAAAGCGGGGTTTCTATCAGAAAAGTATCGACGCATCAGCGTCCAAACCGCGCCTTGATCAGGTGGCTGCCGAGAATCCACACCTTGTGGATGTTGTTCAGGCGGCAGCGCTTGGTGAAGACCGGGAACTTCTCGCGCTTGAGCTTCTCGAGGATGCGCGAGTAGATGGCAGCCATGATCTCGGAGGCGACCATGTTTTTACGATCTTCGGGCGGCAGCGCCTTCTGCGCGGCCTGGTAGTAGTCACGCGCACGGCGATACTGAAACTCCATCATCTTGATGAAACGCGGACTGGGCCGTGCGTCGAGGATTTCGCTCTCCAGCACGCCGAACTGGCGCAGTTCGCTCTGCGGCAGGTAGATGCGGCCGGTGTCGCGAGCGTCCTGGCCGACATCGCGGATGATGTTGGTGAATTGCAGCGCGTAGCCGAGGTTGATGGCGTATTCGCGGGTGGCGGGGTTCGTGTGGCCGAAAATCTCGATGCTGACGAGGCCGACGACGCTGGCGACCTTGTAGCAGTAGCCGAGCAGCTCCTCGAAGGTCTCGTAGCGCGTCTTGGTGATGTCGCTGGCGACGCCGTCGATGATCTCGCCGAGCCAGGCACGCGGGAAGCCGTATTTGGCAGGCAGCAGCACCACTTCATCGAGCACCGGATGCCCCGGCGGCTTGCCTTCCTCCACACACTGCTTCCAGCGGGTCAGTTCGCGTTCTTTTTCCTCCTCGCCGACGTCCGGGGCATCGGCGATGTCATCGACAACGCGGCAGAAGGCGTAGAACGCGATCATGTCGCGGCGGCGTTCCTTCGGCAGGCAGGCGAGCGCAAAAGCGAGGTTCGACTTCGCCCGCCGCGTGATCTGTTCAGGAGAAAGCGTGCCGCTGGTCATGCGGAGGGGGAACGTGGGAAGCCGTGGCGCAACATGATGAGGAGAGCGGTCAGCAATAGCCAGCAATCGAGCATGGCAAGCACCAAAGCGCTCAGCGGCAACACCAGGATGCGCCAGATTGGCGAATCAACGCTCAAGGCTTGTCCCATTGTGGCGGCATAGTGGGCGAGAATGAAGATCGCCAGCGCGGTAATGCCAAACAGCAGCAGCGAAACCGCCGAACCGATCAAGATGCGCAGCGCGGCGGCTCCTTGATGCAGAAAATGCCCAGGCACCGCCGCCACGGCGAGCGGTAGGGCCGCAAACACGAGCAACAGCTCAATCCAAAACCAGCCGCCAATGCTTTGCGGCGTGCTCATCTGCCACTGACGCCAGCTCATCCACAGCAGATTGAAACCTGCAAGGCATGCGACGCCCTGCCAGCGCGCGAAGGAGTGCTCCAGCGCAGCGCTGGCATCGTTATCAGCCTCGGTGTCCTGCGGTTTCTCCCAGGCCATGACGAAACGCACCAGCCACACCTGCATGCCCGCCGCCGCGAGCGCGGTGAAAACGTAGCGCAGGCCGAGCTTCACCGATTCCGCGCCCTCGGGCAGCATGCGTCTCAGGCTCATGCCTTCGAGGACCAGCCAGCCGAAACCGACAACGGTGACGACCAGCAGCGCTATCTTTTGCTCCGGCACAGGCCGCCGCTCGCCATAGCGATACGGCCAACGCCAGATGCGAATGGTCAAAATGGCAAGCACGACAGGCATCAGGCATGCGAGGGGCCAGGGTTGGAGAAAAACATGCGGCAATTGAGCCAGATGCGCCGCCGCATCGCGGGTGAGCGGCAGGATCAGCTCGCGCCAGTCTCCTAGCTGGACCAGCGAATAGGCCGCTGACCGCTCATCACCCAAAATGGAGGCCAGCAGCGCGGCTCCCGCCGCCCACACGATCAAAGCGGGCCGCAGGCGGACGAAATCCCACGCGTCCGACAAATGCCGCCGCAGCGGATGCCAGCGCAGATGCAGCGCCAGCCCGGCGATGAAGCCGAGAAGCGCGAGCGCGGTGGATTGCCAATGCGGGAGATTCAAAGGAGACGATCAATTCGCGAAAACATCTCGACATGCCAGCGCGTATTCGCTTCTCTCGTTTTCCGTCATGAAACTCACCGCCGCCCTCCTTCTCACCTCACTTTCGTTTCAATCTGCTGCTCTCGCCGAAAACTGGCCGAACTGGCGCGGCCCCAATCAAGATGGTTCCAGCAGCGAAACCGGCCTGCCGGTGAAATTCAGCCCCACCGAGGGTGTGAAGTGGGCCGTGGCCGTGCCCGGCATCGCCGCGTCCGTTCCTGTCATCTGGGGAGACAACGTCTTCATCACCGCGCCCATCGCCGCCGAGAAAAAGCTCGTGGCCCTTTGCTACGACAAACAAACGGGGAAAGAAAAATGGCGTGTCACCATCTCCGAGGGCGACGAGGTGCAGTGGGACGACAAGAGCAATCTCGCCAGCCCATCGGCTGCCACCGATGGCGACCGCGTTTACTTCCTTTTTGCGAACGCCATCGCCGCAGCGTGTGATTTCAGCGGCAAGATCGTCTGGAAGCGTGATTTCAAGGAAACACATGGTGCCTTCGCCACGCAGTGGACCTATGGCAGCAGCCCGACCATCGACAGCGGCAAGCTCTACGTCCAAGTGCTGCAGCGCAACGAGACCTTCAAGTTCCAGGACAAATTCGAAAAAGGCACGGCGGGCAAGGATCTGAGCAGCTACATCCTCGCCATCGACCCGGCCAACGGGAAGGACCTCTGGAAGCAAATCCGTCCCAGCACCGCGAAGATCGAGTCTTTGGAGGCTTTCAGCAGCCCGGTGTTCACCACTTACAAGGATCAGCGCCTCATGCTCATCTCCGGCGGTGACACGCTCACCATCCACGATGCCGCCACGGGCAAGGAATTCTCCCGTGTCGCCACCTGGAACCCGCCGGGCGAAGGCTACAACAGCTTCTTCCGTCTCGTCCCCTCACCCGTCGTCGGCGATGGCATGGCGATTGTCTGCGCACCGAAGAATTCGCCCATTTTTGCCATTCCTCTCGATGCCAAAGGCGAAACGCAGCCCGCCTGGCAGACGGAACCGAAAGGCGTGACGAGCGACGTGCCCACACCCGCCTTCTACAAAGGCAAATTTTACGTCCTCGACGGCGGCAAGAAGCTGCTGAGCTGCCTGGAGCCGAAAACCGGCAAGGTGCTGTGGACGGGCGAACTCGGTGGCAAGACCAAGTTTGAGAGCAGCCCCACCGTGGCCGACGACAAAGTGTATTGCATCAACTTCTGGGGCGAAGTCTATGTCGCCAAGGCAAACACCGACAAGTTTGAGCTTCTCGGCATGAATGAGATGGGCGACGGCTCCAAGCCGAACGGCAACGCCGCCAGCGTCCGCGCCAGCATCTCCGTCAGCGACAGCAGCCTTTTCATCCGCACGCAGGACAAGCTGTATCGCGTTGGTAAGTGATTCACTCCGTTGTCACCATGTTCCGCTCCTTCCTTCTCTCACTTCTCGCAGCATCGGCTGCTTTCGCGGCCCCCGCCGAGCACGTCATCCTCGTCAGCATCGACGGCTGGGCGCATCATTACTTTGATGATCCCAAGTGTCACATGCCGACGGTGAAGGCGCTCGCGGCGAACGGCGTGCGGGCGAAGCGCATGGAGTGCTCGTTTCCGACCGTGACGTGGACAAACCACACCACGCTCGTCACCGGCGTGCATCCTGGCAAGCATGGGGTGCTGGCGAACGCCTATTTTGACCGTGCGACACGGAAGAAGGTGCCGCTCATCCCCGACCCGATCTTCAACAAGGACGAGATTGTCAAAACGCCGACGATTTACGACGCAGCCAAAGCCGCCGGCTTGACCACGGCGGGCGTCATCTGGCCCGCGTCACGCGGAGCTAAGACGCTCGACTGGACCGTGCCGGATGTGTTCGAGCAGGAGCTGTTCGAGAAATACAGCACGCCTTCGCTGCTTGAAGAAGCTCGCGCGGCAGGCATCCCCATCGAAAAGCAGATGGAATGGTGCAAACTGGGCAACGGGGGCAAGGCGCAGCGTGATTACATGTACTCGCAACTCGCGCAGCACATCATCAAGAAACACAAGCCGAACTTCCTGGCGATCCACCTCGTCAGCCTCGATTCCTTTGAGCACGCGCACGGCCGACAGGTGCCGGAGGCCTACTGGGCGGCGAATGACTCGGACAATCGCGTGGCGGACCTGATTCGCGCCACGGAAGAAGCGGGTATTCGTGACAAAACGACTTTTGTCATCACCACTGACCACGGTTTCGTCACTTACACAAAGTCCATCAACCCCAACGCGCTGTTGCGGAAGGATGGTCTCGTGAAATCCGTGCTCGGCAAGAGCCTCGCGCCCGACTCCCAGGTCTTCGCCATGGCCGAAGGCGGTGCCTCCTTTGTTTATGTGCTCGATGAAGCCAATCGCGACAGCATTCTCAAGCAGATCACTCCCAAGCTCGCGAAGATGGAAGGCGTGAGCGGTATCGTGGAAGCCAAGGACTTCGACCGCAAGCTCCACCACCTCACCGCCGACAAAGATGGCCGCGAGCCTGATCTCGTGCTGCTCGCAGGCGATGGCTACACCTTCACCGATTCCCTGGCCGACTCGGCCGAAATCATCCCCAACGACCCGCCGAAGGGCGCACACGGCCATTTTCACGGCGATGCGAATCTCTACGGTGCCTTTGTCATCAGCGGAGCCGGTGTGAAACAAGGCGCGGTGATCGAAGACATCAAGAATATCGACGTCACACCGACGATGGCCAAGCTGCTCGGCGTCCCCTTCCCGAATGCGGACGGACGAGTGCTGGGCGAGGCGCTCAAGTAGCCCTTTGTTTTACAGCATGCCCGGTGTGTAGCGCGGACGTGCATCCGAACCTGTGCCGATGCTCTGGCGCATGTTGGAGTCATCCAAGGCGCGATCCACGGCGTCTTGAAGCGCCCGGGAGGTCAGATCACGCAGCACGGGCACCGGGGAGCCACTGCCGGGGCGGTAGGCGTTGCTTTGGCGCTCCCCCTCATAGATTTTCGTGAAGATCACCCGGTTTGAACCGGCTTCGAGGATGTTCACCCGGATACGGGCGTAGCCGTAGGGATGCACCAGAAGCTGCGAGCGCAGGTCATGAATCTCACCCGAGAGGATGAAGCGGCCCTTTGAGTCGGGAGCCAGCATGCCGCGGGCTTCCAGGCCGTAGCCAAAGGAGTTGCGCACGATGTCGCTGATGGGCAGGCGGGTTTGCAGCGTCTCGATCTTCGGACCGATGGGCATGCGGACATGGCCAAGCGTCTGGGCCTGCACACCACGCTTGTCCTTGAACTGACCGAGGGAAAAATCGGGCGTCCCACGCAACGACTGGCCGGGCTGCGGCACATAGTCGAGGCTGACGACGGAGGAGCTGGAGCAGGCGGACAGACTGAAGACGGTCACAGCTCCGAGAATGACAGACAGGCATCGAAAATTCATGATGGCCATCCTTAGAACGCCTTGGCCACGAATCAATGAGCGAGTGCAAAGGGAACGAATCGCGGGTAAAAAACAACCCTGCCGGAACTCGGAACTCAGGAAAAAAACCCCCAAAACCTGAATCCAATTAACCCGGCAGGGTTGATTTAATGAATATATTCGGAAACAGCTTCCCCATGCAATACCAAAAACTTTGTCATCAAAAAAAAGCGCTCATGCTCCCTCTGGCTGGACTCGTCATTTTCGCCCTGTTCCCCTCGGAATCTCACGCACAGCTCGGTCGTGCTGTCCGCCAGGTCATTGTTGCCCAGGCGGCCACTTGGGATTCCAACACAGCCACCTTGCAGTGCTGGCAGCGTGCTTCCAGCCGTGAGCCGTGGCAGGCGGCATTCGCCAAGCCCGTTCCTGTTTTACTGGGCAGGAAGGGCCTCGCCTGGGGCCGGGGAGTGTTCAACCCGCCACAAAACGGCGTTCCCGCCAAGGTCGAAAAAGACTGGAAGGCTCCGGCAGGCATGTTCCAGCTCGGTTCCCTGTTTGGCTACGCCACCACTGCTCCCGGCGGTGCTCGCTGGCCCTACATCCAGGTCGGACCGTGGGACGCGTATGTCGATGACTCGAACTCGCCGTATTATAACAAGCACGTCCGCATCGACCCACGTCAGGGCATTCCGCCGTGGTTTGAGAAGCAAAAAATGCGCCTCGGGGACGCCGCCTACAAGTGGATGCTGGAAATCCGCCATAATCAGCAGCCCGCCACACCCGGCTACGGCAGCGCCATCTTTTTCCATGTGCGTCGCGGTCCCACCACACCCAGCGCAGGCTGCACGACGATGGCTGAGGCCGATCTCACCCGCATGCTCCGCTGGCTGGATCCCTCCGCCGCTCCACACTACGTCCTGTTGCCCAAAGCCGACTATGCGGCCTTGCGCACGGCGTGGGGGCTGCCTTGAGCAAGATCGTGAGCCGGTCAGATCGCACGCTCCGCACGCTTGATGGTTTTCTTGAGCCAGTCACTCTCTTCTTTCCACGGTGCGGCCTGACGCATCTCAGCCACAGTCATGGGCAGGCGGGCGCTCCAGTTGCTGTCGGCGGCGATGCCGGGGACGTTGAAGCGGTCTTCCAGGCCGAAGAGATCGGTGAGCATGAAGGCGGCGAAGCGGGCGTTGCTGGTGAGCAGGGCTTCGAGCAGGGCACGGCGGATGTGGCTGTCGTATTCCGGCCAGTCGGTGCCGGAGGTGAAGCGCAAGCCGGCAAAATCAGCGAGGGAACGCAGTTCTTTGTCAGCGCGCGCCCAGTCTGATTCATCGCTGCTGTGCGAATCGTGGCGGCGGTGGTCCCAGAGCGTTTTCATCGGCTCGTGGTCGTGCGTGGCATACGTGGTGAAGGCGCAGTTATCGTAATCACCGCCCATGACCACACGCCCCTGGCTGTCGTTCTCCCATTGGCACACCTTGAATCCGGGAACGTCGAGGCTAAGTAGGTGCGGTCGGACGTAATCGGGCACGGTGCCGAGGTCTTCGGCCACCACCTCGGCCTTCCCGGCAGCAGCGAGGATGACGCGCAGGTATTTGTCCCCTTGGACAAGGTTGGTAGCCTTGTGCTCGGGCGTGTCGTCGTCGTTTTCGATGAAATGAGGCAGGCGGTCGCCGGTGAGGAGCCTGGCTTCTTCATCGGTGAGGTGGCAGAACTCGGCATTGCGCTGCGGCCGCCAGGGAAAGCTGTAGATGCGGTAGAAGCCGAGGACGTGGTCGATGCGGAAGATGTCGAAGACCTCGGTGAGCTTTTGGGTGCGCTGCCGCCACCACTGGAAGCCGCCGTGCTCCATGACATCCCAGCGATAGAGCGGGATGCCCCAGTTCTGCCCCCAGCGCTGCACAAAGTAGTCGTCCTTGAAATAGGTTTCCGGCGGAGCGCCGCCAGACCATTCGAGATCAAACTGCTCGGGATGAAAGAACACATCCGCACTGCACCAGGAGATGCCGAAGGGGATGTCTCCCATGAGCTTGATCCCCTTCCCGTTCGCGTAGGCACGCACCTCGCGCCACTGGCTGAAGCAAAGCCATTGCACATAGGCATGGAAGAGAATGCGGTGATCGATCTCGTCGGCCTGGGCATCGTCGCGCCAGGCACGGGCCTTGGCGGCGGTGTTGAGGTCTTCCCGCCAGTTCGTCCAATCCTCATGACCGTGCTCTTCCATCAAGACGCGGAAGAGACAGAAATCATCGAGCCAGCCGGCTTCCTGCACGCAGAATGCCTCAAATTTCGCCAGCCGCTCCGGCTGAAGCTCGATCTGGCTGAAGGCACGGCGCAACAGCGTGTTTTTCAAACGGCGCACCTTCGGGTATTCCACCGAACCTTGCCGCAGCAGATCCGCGCGCAAAATGCCGGTGATGCTGTGGTAGAACTTGTCGTCCAGCTCCGGGATGACGGCGGGAGTGAGTTCGAGCGTGAGGTAGTCCAGCGCGACGGAACTGATGGCATTGTAGGGGCTGCTGTCGCCACCCGTGGCATTGATGGGCAGGAACTGCACAAAGCCGAGGCTGGTCTCCGCTGCCCAGTCAATGAGCTGCCGCACGCCTCCAGTGTCGCCTATGCCGAGGTCCTCGGAGGTGCGAAGGGCGAAAACGGGGATGAGAATGCCGGCGCGGCGCGGCTGAATGCTGGGCATGGAGGAAAAAAGGACGGAATCTGCCAAAGACGAAATGTTTGATGGTTGTCTGGTGCGATTTAGGTAACTTCGCAAGCGTATAGAGCACGATGCGTTCCCGATTCCTGACGATGCTGTTGTTTTTAACGATCTCCGCCGCCCATGCTGCGGAGACGAAGGAGCCACGGGTGATCGATTTCCGCTCGGCACCGCACTCCTACCTGGAATGGAAGCCGAAGGACCGCTTTGCCGAACTCCAGGAGAAGGCGCTGAAAGGCGAGGTAAAACTCGACACCAGCAACGACAAAGCCTTCCTGACCAGCCTGCTGGAGGCGCTGAACATCCCGATCAGCTCGCAAATCATGGTCTTCTCGGCCAGTTCCCTGCAAAGCGAGATTATCAATCCGCGCAATCCGCGCTCCCTGTACTTCAATGAGGACACCTACATCGGCTGGGTGCCGGGCGGGCTGGTGGAAATCATCGCCGCTGATCCTGAGATGGGACCGATGTTTTATGTGTATGACCGCCTGCGCCCCGGCGGCCCGGTGCCCAACGTGACACGCTCGACGAAGTGCATGAACTGCCACGCCGGCAATGCGACACGGCGGCTGCCGGGCTTGATCGCGGAATCACTGCTCGTCTCGCGTGCGGGATCAAGCTTAGAGACATTCCGCCGCGATGAGCAGGGCCATCAGATCCCGCTGGAGAACCGTTTTGGCGGCTGGCATCTGACCGGCGACCACAACATCTCCAACCACAAGGCGAACGTGATGGGCATCCCGCAAGGCGGGAAAAACGAGATCACCTCGGTGAATCCAGGGCAGTTCTCGGATCTGAGCCTGCACCTGCTGCCGACGAGTGACATCCTGCCAAACCTGATCAACGAGCATCAGATGGGCTTCGAAAACCGGCTGGTCTATGCGATCTACACCGTGCGGCAGCTCAAGCACGAGAACAAAGGCATGATGGGAGCCGCTGCGAAGGCGGAGATTGAAGAACGGGCCCAGGAACTGGCGCGCTACATTGTGTTCGCGGATGAAGCAAAGTTTCCGAGCAAGGGCATTGTGGGTGATCCCGCCTACATGAAGGATTTCCTGCGCGACCGGAAGATGACGAAGACAGGCTTGTCCTTGAAGGACTTGGACATGAAGACCCGCATGTTCAAGCACCGCTGCAGCTTCATGCTCTACACCGACACCTGGAAAGCTGCCCCGAAGGAGCTGAAGGAACGCGTCTATTACCACATGGCCCTCTACCTGCGCGATCAGCCCGATGCGCAGCATGCGCACCTTGCTTCGGCCGAACGGCTGGCGATTCGCACCATCCTCAAGGAGACGATGAGCGATCTGCCGGCGTGGTGGCGGTGACGATCACCGGCTAAGCTCCAGCATCCGCAGGATCGGCTTCTCAGCACGCTGACGCAGGTCTTCAGGCATCTCGACACGCGGAGTGAGATCACGCAGGCAGTCGTGGAGCTTTTGCAGCGTGTTGAGCTTCATGTAGCGGCAGTCGGCGCAGGCGCAGTGGCCGGTGGGACCAGGAATGAAAGTCTTGCCCGGCACTTCGCGTTCCAGGCGATGCAGCATGCCGCTTTCTGTGACGATGATGAAGGCGCTGGCCGGGCTGTTGCGGCAATAACCGACCATTTTTTCCGTGCTGCACACCTCATCGGCCAGCATGCGCACCGCATACGTGCATTCGGGATGCGCGACGACCTTGGCGTCCGGGTATTCGTCTTTGATCTTTTGAATGCTGTCGCGAGTGAACTCGACGTGAACATAGCACGCGCCCTTCCAGAGATCCATTTTGCGACCCGTGCGTTCCATGACCCACGAGCCGAGGTTTTGATCCGGCACGAAGAGGATTGGGCGATCCTTCGGCGCGGCGGCGACGATCTTGTCGGCATTGCCGCTGGTGCAGATGCAGTCGCTCAGCGCCTTCACATGGCCGCTGCAGTTGATGTAGGCGATGACGTAGTAGTTTTTGGCCGCGTTCGCCTTCAAGAAAGCCTCAAGCTGCGGTCCGGGGCAGCTTTGCTCCAGTGAGCAGCCGGCATTCGCATCCGGCAGCACCACGATCTTGCCCGGATTCACGATCTTGGCCGTCTCCGCCATGAAATGCACGCCACAGAAGACGATCACATCCGCTTCGGTCTCCTTGGCCTTGTAGGCCAGGCCGAGTGAGTCGCCCACATAGTCGGCGATCTCCTGAATGGCGCGATCTTGGTAATTATGCGCCAGGATCACGGCGTTGCGTTCCTTTTTCAAGCGGCGGATTTCTTCGACGAGGCTGGGGGCGGCGGTGGCGACCATGGTAAAGGAGTAAAACAGACGGGAGCGGAAGCAAGAGGAGCGGTCAAGGAGTCAAGAATTGGTCAAAAGGTCAAGCAGTGGTGTACCATTCGTCATTCATCCTTCGCAGTCTTGCTACGGAGAACGGATTCGACATTCTTCATTCGGCATTCCAAAGTCATAGCGTGACCCAAAAACAGCCCCACCCACTCCTTGATCTCGCTCTGACCGTCATTCTGCCCTCTATCGCGCTGGAGAAGCTCAGCGCACCGGATCGTCTCGGCCCGGCTTGGGCGCTGGTTGTCGCGCTGTTGCTGCCACTGGGATATGGCATCTGGTGCTTCATCAACAAGCGAGGATTGAACTTCTTCTCCGTGCTCGGCTTGATCGCCGTCATCGTCACCGGCGGTCTGGGGCTGCTCCAGCTCAATGCGACTTGGTTCGCAGCCAAGGAGGCCATGTTCCCCATCTTCCTCGGCATCGCTTTCCCGCTCAGCCATCGCTGGGGCAAACCTCTCGTCAGCGAGATGCTGCTCAATCCGCAGGTCATCAATCAACCCGTGC
This is a stretch of genomic DNA from Prosthecobacter sp.. It encodes these proteins:
- a CDS encoding squalene/phytoene synthase family protein, producing MTSGTLSPEQITRRAKSNLAFALACLPKERRRDMIAFYAFCRVVDDIADAPDVGEEEKERELTRWKQCVEEGKPPGHPVLDEVVLLPAKYGFPRAWLGEIIDGVASDITKTRYETFEELLGYCYKVASVVGLVSIEIFGHTNPATREYAINLGYALQFTNIIRDVGQDARDTGRIYLPQSELRQFGVLESEILDARPSPRFIKMMEFQYRRARDYYQAAQKALPPEDRKNMVASEIMAAIYSRILEKLKREKFPVFTKRCRLNNIHKVWILGSHLIKARFGR
- a CDS encoding PQQ-binding-like beta-propeller repeat protein, translated to MKLTAALLLTSLSFQSAALAENWPNWRGPNQDGSSSETGLPVKFSPTEGVKWAVAVPGIAASVPVIWGDNVFITAPIAAEKKLVALCYDKQTGKEKWRVTISEGDEVQWDDKSNLASPSAATDGDRVYFLFANAIAAACDFSGKIVWKRDFKETHGAFATQWTYGSSPTIDSGKLYVQVLQRNETFKFQDKFEKGTAGKDLSSYILAIDPANGKDLWKQIRPSTAKIESLEAFSSPVFTTYKDQRLMLISGGDTLTIHDAATGKEFSRVATWNPPGEGYNSFFRLVPSPVVGDGMAIVCAPKNSPIFAIPLDAKGETQPAWQTEPKGVTSDVPTPAFYKGKFYVLDGGKKLLSCLEPKTGKVLWTGELGGKTKFESSPTVADDKVYCINFWGEVYVAKANTDKFELLGMNEMGDGSKPNGNAASVRASISVSDSSLFIRTQDKLYRVGK
- a CDS encoding alkaline phosphatase family protein, with the translated sequence MFRSFLLSLLAASAAFAAPAEHVILVSIDGWAHHYFDDPKCHMPTVKALAANGVRAKRMECSFPTVTWTNHTTLVTGVHPGKHGVLANAYFDRATRKKVPLIPDPIFNKDEIVKTPTIYDAAKAAGLTTAGVIWPASRGAKTLDWTVPDVFEQELFEKYSTPSLLEEARAAGIPIEKQMEWCKLGNGGKAQRDYMYSQLAQHIIKKHKPNFLAIHLVSLDSFEHAHGRQVPEAYWAANDSDNRVADLIRATEEAGIRDKTTFVITTDHGFVTYTKSINPNALLRKDGLVKSVLGKSLAPDSQVFAMAEGGASFVYVLDEANRDSILKQITPKLAKMEGVSGIVEAKDFDRKLHHLTADKDGREPDLVLLAGDGYTFTDSLADSAEIIPNDPPKGAHGHFHGDANLYGAFVISGAGVKQGAVIEDIKNIDVTPTMAKLLGVPFPNADGRVLGEALK
- a CDS encoding L,D-transpeptidase family protein: MLPLAGLVIFALFPSESHAQLGRAVRQVIVAQAATWDSNTATLQCWQRASSREPWQAAFAKPVPVLLGRKGLAWGRGVFNPPQNGVPAKVEKDWKAPAGMFQLGSLFGYATTAPGGARWPYIQVGPWDAYVDDSNSPYYNKHVRIDPRQGIPPWFEKQKMRLGDAAYKWMLEIRHNQQPATPGYGSAIFFHVRRGPTTPSAGCTTMAEADLTRMLRWLDPSAAPHYVLLPKADYAALRTAWGLP
- a CDS encoding 4-alpha-glucanotransferase, which gives rise to MPSIQPRRAGILIPVFALRTSEDLGIGDTGGVRQLIDWAAETSLGFVQFLPINATGGDSSPYNAISSVALDYLTLELTPAVIPELDDKFYHSITGILRADLLRQGSVEYPKVRRLKNTLLRRAFSQIELQPERLAKFEAFCVQEAGWLDDFCLFRVLMEEHGHEDWTNWREDLNTAAKARAWRDDAQADEIDHRILFHAYVQWLCFSQWREVRAYANGKGIKLMGDIPFGISWCSADVFFHPEQFDLEWSGGAPPETYFKDDYFVQRWGQNWGIPLYRWDVMEHGGFQWWRQRTQKLTEVFDIFRIDHVLGFYRIYSFPWRPQRNAEFCHLTDEEARLLTGDRLPHFIENDDDTPEHKATNLVQGDKYLRVILAAAGKAEVVAEDLGTVPDYVRPHLLSLDVPGFKVCQWENDSQGRVVMGGDYDNCAFTTYATHDHEPMKTLWDHRRHDSHSSDESDWARADKELRSLADFAGLRFTSGTDWPEYDSHIRRALLEALLTSNARFAAFMLTDLFGLEDRFNVPGIAADSNWSARLPMTVAEMRQAAPWKEESDWLKKTIKRAERAI
- the nadA gene encoding quinolinate synthase NadA, coding for MVATAAPSLVEEIRRLKKERNAVILAHNYQDRAIQEIADYVGDSLGLAYKAKETEADVIVFCGVHFMAETAKIVNPGKIVVLPDANAGCSLEQSCPGPQLEAFLKANAAKNYYVIAYINCSGHVKALSDCICTSGNADKIVAAAPKDRPILFVPDQNLGSWVMERTGRKMDLWKGACYVHVEFTRDSIQKIKDEYPDAKVVAHPECTYAVRMLADEVCSTEKMVGYCRNSPASAFIIVTESGMLHRLEREVPGKTFIPGPTGHCACADCRYMKLNTLQKLHDCLRDLTPRVEMPEDLRQRAEKPILRMLELSR
- a CDS encoding VC0807 family protein translates to MTQKQPHPLLDLALTVILPSIALEKLSAPDRLGPAWALVVALLLPLGYGIWCFINKRGLNFFSVLGLIAVIVTGGLGLLQLNATWFAAKEAMFPIFLGIAFPLSHRWGKPLVSEMLLNPQVINQPVLHQALDTPEKHHDFAVLLKRASWGMAGTMLFSAVANFILALYLLGDKAPGSQEYAKAIGRLNWSGFLVIGIPLMGVTLALLLWLLRAITRLTGLERDDLMNQGTTVRKQVNNG